The following proteins come from a genomic window of Triticum aestivum cultivar Chinese Spring chromosome 6A, IWGSC CS RefSeq v2.1, whole genome shotgun sequence:
- the LOC123129612 gene encoding uncharacterized protein produces MPNNLCFCLILACPFVEAPPLVWSSFHLVNPTPSAAYTTKTTWAAAHTHNPITLAKLSSSSSFKTNAATVGFSLAPLVNVRLITGHAVAAKATGSNSAAHVHPCAAECRTQNPTHPRTHRAGVGIGIGMRSSADDVDIELVKAVAQAWYAHAGNPRPSRAPADDDGAAGLGARRAGAPRYRPSRFKL; encoded by the coding sequence ATGCCTAACAATTTATGTTTTTGTCTTATCTTGGCCTGCCCATTCGTTGAAGCTCCGCCACTGGTGTGGAGTAGCTTTCATCTCGTCAACCCAACTCCAAGTGCTGCATACACCACAAAAACTACATGGGCAGCCGCCCACACGCATAATCCTATTACACTTGCAAAACTTTCAAGTAGTTCAAGTTTCAAAACGAATGCGGCTACCGTTGGATTCTCTCTTGCGCCACTTGTGAACGTGAGGCTGATAACCGGGCACGCCGTCGCCGCCAAAGCGACGGGCTCAAACTCAGCCGCTCACGTCCACCCGTGCGCCGCCGAATGCCGAACACAAAACCCCACCCACCCACGCACGCACCGCGCCGGCGTCGGCATCGGCATCGGCATGAGGAGCTCGGCGGACGACGTGGACATCGAGCTGGTCAAGGCGGTGGCGCAGGCGTGGTACGCGCACGCGGGCAACCCGCGGCCGTCCCGCGCGCCGGCGGACGACGACGGTGCCGCCGGTCTGGGCGCGCGCCGCGCGGGCGCCCCGCGCTACAGGCCGTCGCGGTTCAAGCTgtag